GGCATCAACACCGTGCCCGTGGGCCAGGTGGAGGCGGCGCGTGCCCTCGGACTGGGCTTCGTCCAGGTGCTCACGCTCGTCGTCCTTCCCCAGGCATTCCGCTCGGTGGTGGGCCCGCTCGCGAACGTGCTGATCGCCCTGACCAAGAACACCACCGTGGCCGCGGCCATCGGCGTCCCCGAGGCCGCGCTGCTGATGAGGGAGATGATCGAGAACGAGGCGCAGCTCATCCTCATCTCGGCCGTCTTCGCGGCGGGCTTCATCATCCTCACCCTCCCCACCGGACTGTTCCTCGGCTGGGTCGGCAAGAAAGTGGCGGTGAAGCGGTGAGCTCCGTCCTGTACGACGTCCCGGGGCCCCGGGCCCGGCGGCGCAACATCCTGTACACGCTGGGCTTCCTGGTCGTCCTCGCCGCCCTGGCGTGGTGGGTCCTCACGGGCCTCGCCGGCAAGGGCCAGCTGGAATGGTCCAAATGGGCGCCGTTCTTCACCGACTCGCGGGTGTGGACGACCTATCTCCTGCCGGGGCTCGAGAACACACTCGTCGCAGCGGCGCTCGCACTGGCGATCGCGCTGCCGCTCGGCGCGGTCCTCGGCATCGCCCGGCTGTCGGACCACTGGTGGGTGCGCGGCTCGGCGGGCGCGGTGGTGGAGTTCTTCCGCGCCATTCCCGTGCTGATCCTGATGCTGTTCGCCAACGCGGCCTACGCCGCGTTCTCCGACATCAGCCCCGACACCCGGCCGCTGTACGCCGTGGTGACCGGCCTGGTGCTCTACAACTCCTCCGTGCTCGCCGAGGTCGTCCGGGCCGGGATCCTGGCACTGCCCCTGGGTCAGTCGGACGCGGCCAGGGCGATCGGCATGCGCAAGGGCCAGACGATGCGCTACGTGCTGCTGCCGCAGTCGGTGACGGCCATGCTCCCGGCGATCGTCAGCCAGATGGTGGTGATCGTGAAGGACACCGCCCTGGGCGGCGCGATGCTCGGCTTCTCCGAGCTCCTGGCGTCGGTGCGGCCGATGAGTGCCAACTACGGCGCCAACACCATCGCCAGCTTCACCGTCGTCGCCGTGATCTTCATCGTGCTGAACTTCGCGCTCACCTCGTTCGCGGCCCGGCTGGAGAGCCGGCTCCGGCGCGGCAGGAAGTCCACCGGCGCGGTGGTGGCCGCGGACGCGGTAGAGGTGCTGGCGACGCCGGGCGAGCACATGGGACACAAGCCGAAGCCGCCGGAACAGTCCTGACGCGCGGTCCGCCGATCCGTGCCGCGCCCGGGAAGGGGCCGGGGTGAACCGCCGAGCCCGGCTTCCCGGCCCGCCGCGCATACTTCCGCAGGTGCCGTGCACCGGTCGTCGAATCCCCTGCGCCCGGCTTCCCGAAACCGCCGCAACCATCAGGAGCCGCCCCCGGCAAGGCGACACGCGACCGTCGCGCCGTCCCGGATCCCATCGGGGCTTCTTGCTGCTCCGGATGACCGCGGGGCGGTTGGGCGGACCGGCGCCCGTGCAACTAGTCACGGACATGGCCGTCGGTGCATCTCATATGACCGTTCCGCGGGAACCGGGTGACCCCTCAGGGCAGCACGGCCGGGGGAGGGGCGGCCGGTGGCGGCTTCCCTCCCCCGCCACCGCCACCGCCGGTGCCTCGCTCCTCGCCGCGCTGCCGCTCGCGCTGCTGGCGACGGCCGCCTGGCTCGGACGCCATGTGCGCCCCAGCGCCGACGAGTGGTGCTTCCTGCCCGTGGTGCGCGACCAGGGCATCGGCGGAATGATCGGGAAGTTCTACGTCACCGACAACGGCCGAGTCGGCAACGGCCTCCTCGTCGGGTTGTACGCCCGGTTCCCCGTGGCGGGCCACCAGTGGTACGCGGCCCTGAGCGCGCTGTTCGTCCTGGCCGTGCTGTGGGCCCTCGTCGTCCTGGTGCTGCGCCGCGCCCGCCAGTCGGTGCCGCACGGGTTCGCGACGCTCGTCGCCGCGATGGCCACCGCGGTCTTCCTCCTCGCGACCCCCAACACCTACAAGACCCTCTACTGGCCGGCGGGCTCCGTCTCGCACACCGTGGCCCCCGCGCTGGCCTGCGCCGCCGTCCTCCCGGCGCTGGCCGCCGGGACGCGGCGCGGCCGTGTCGCCGCCCTGGCCGTCGCGGCTGCCGCCGGGGCCTTCACCGGCACCCTCTCCGAGGAGACCTCGGTCGTGGCGCTGGTGGTCCTCGGGGGACTGCTGCTGTTCGGCCGCCGGCTCGTCACCGACCGGGTGTGGCCCTTCCTGCGGACATGGGCGCTGACCGGCGCGGCCGGGATCGCGGTCGGCACCGCCGTGCTGATGACCTCGCCGGGCTCCCTCCGCAGGCGCGAACGCTTCGGCGCCGAGACCACTTCGATCCTGGCGCCGGACTCCCTGCTCGCCTCGGCCCGCGGTTTCGCCCGGATCACGGAGACCGTCCTGACGACCTGGGAGTACGGGGGAGTCCTCGCTGCCGGAGTCCTGCTCGGCCTGCTCGTCCGTCCCGCCCGCACCGGCACCGGCCCGGCCGTGCTCCGCCCGTGCCGTCCGCTGCCGCTCGCCTGTGCGGGTGTGCTCGCCGTCCTGGTCTCCGGCTATCTCTGCACCGTCGTCACCTACCCGGTCTTCGGCCCGCGCGTCGTGACCGCCGCCCGTACCTGGAACGACTACCTGCTCCTGTACGTCCTGGTACTCACCGGCCTCGGCGCCCTCCTGGGCCGGGCGCTGCGCGGGCGCGGCGCCCGGCCGTGGGCGGTGGTGACGGCCGCAGCCGCTGCGGCGGGGCTCTACAGCGCGTCCGTCGTGGGGCTGGGACTGCCGCTGCACCACCTGGGTCAGGACATGGCGGTGCGGGCCGGGCAGTGGGACCGTCAGGACAGGGCGCTGCGCGCTGCGGCGGCGCGCGGGGCGGAGGTGGCGCCGTACACCCCGACTCCGGTCGCCGGGATGCTCGAACCGTTTCGCAGCGGGGGCCGCATCCCCTGGCCCGCCCGGTGCGTCGCCGAGTACTACGGGCTGGAGCGGATCACTCGCTCGACGCGGGTTCCGTGACCGTCCGCCGGGCACCGGACGTGATCGCCCAGCGTGCGACCAGGAACGACAGCGGGGTGACGAGAACCCCGGCGGCGACCGCCGCGAGATGCTCGTCCATGCCCAGCCGGCTCACGGCCAGATGGAGCAGTACGCCGCTGCCCACGAGACCGGCCGCCCCCGACAGCGGATAGCGCGCGAAGCCGCGCCACGTCGGCCGGGTGCGGAGGGTGACGTAAGAGTTGAGCAGGAACGAGCCCGTGACGCCCACCCCGTACGCCAGGGCGTGCGCGGCCAGGTACGGCAGCCACAGCAGGAGCAGGGCGTACACCGCGTAGTACACCCCGGTGTTGACCACCCCGATCACGGCGAAGGCGGCGAACTGCCGCAGAACGGCGGGGTTCACCGGCCGGGCCGGGACTGCGCCGCGGACGCCGGGGGAACACCGTCCGCGGGACGTGGCGAGGCGGCGTCGCTCTCGGCCACGACGTAGTGCGGCCGCCGTTTCGCCTCGTGGTAGATCCGGCCGACGTACTCGCCGATGACGCCGAGGGTCGCGAGCTGGACGCCGCTCAGGCCGACGATGGCGGTGATGAGCGTCGCGTACCCGGGTGTCTCGACGCCGTCGAGCACCGCGTTCGCGACGATCCACACCGCGTAGCCCAGGGCGGACAGGAAGAGCCAGAGACCGGTGTGGATCGCCAGGCGCAGCGGACGGGTGTTGAAGGACAGCAGTCCGTCGATGCCGTAGTCGAGCAGGCGTCTGCCGCCCCATTTGGAACTGCCCGCGACCCGTTCCACGTTGCGGTAGGTGAAGCCGGCCGTCGGGAACCCGATCCAGGAGAAGAGCCCCTTGGAGAAGCGGTTGCTCTCCGGGAGCGACAGCACGGCCTCGACGGCGCGGCGTGACAGCAACCGGAAGTCGCCCTCACCGTCCGCGATCTCCACGTCCATGAAATGCCGCACCATCCGGTAGTACGCCCGGCTCAGCGCCGACCGAACGGCGCCCTCGCCCGTGCGGTCACGACGGGCGACGACCTGGTCGTAGCCGTGCCGGTACAGCTCCAGCATCCGGGGCACCAGCTCGGGGGGATGCTGCAGATCGGCGTCCATGAGCACCACCGCGTCGCCCCGGGCCATCCGCATCCCGGCGAGCAGTGCGGCCTCCTTGCCGAAGTTGCGGCTGAAGGACGAGTAGCGCACGTGCGGCGAAGCCGCCGCGAGCGCCCTCAGCCGGTCGGCGGTCCCGTCGCCGCTCCCGTCGTCGACGTAGCAGATCTCGAAGCGCTCCCCGGTCGGCTCCAGCGCGGCGACCAGCGCCGCGTGGAAGGCGTCGATCACCTCGCTCTCGTCGAAGCAGGGGACGACGACCGTCAGCTGGGGATGTGGCATGCCTCCAGTGGAACGCGGAATGGGGCGTCCGACCGCGGTACCTACTCCGCACGAGTGTGTCGGGGCGCGATCGCCGGAGTGGTGTCGTGCGGGAGTCGTGGATGCCCCGCCGTCCCGCCGCCACGTAGTTCCGGCGTGCCCGCGTTCGGCGTACGGAGTCGGGATCAGGTGCGGCGGCGGAGGACACCCGGAGACCGGACCGGTCGGGCCGGCTCGCCGTCGCCCCGGCCCCGCCACGGACGGCACGTACGGGCGCGGCCGGCCTCCGCACGTCATGCGTACGAGGACCGGCCGCGCCCGGAGGTCCGGCTCACTTGACCGAACCGGCCATCACTCCCTGGACGAAGTGCCGCTGGAAGGCGAAGAAGACCACCACGGGCACGACCAGCGACAGGAACGCGCCGGGCGCCAGCACGTCGATGTTGCTGCCGAACTGCCGTACCTGCGACTGGAGTTCCACCGTGAGAGGCTGCGAAGAACTGTCCGCGAAGAGCAGCGCCACGAGCATGTCGTTCCAGACCCACAGGAACTGGAAGATCGCCAGACTCGCGATGGCCGGACGCCCCACCGGCAGCACCAGCCGGGTGAAGATCCGCCACTCGCTGCCGCCGTCCATCCGCGCCGCCTCCAGCATCTCCCGCGGGATGTCCGCGAAGTAGTTCCGCAGCAGGAAGACGGCGAAGGGCAGCCCGTAGGCCACGTGGAACAGCACCACACCGGGAATCGTGCCGAACAGCCCCAGCTGACCGAAGAGTTTGGCGACCGGCAGCAGACCCACCTGGACCGGAACCACCAGCAGTGCCACCACGAGCAGGAAGATCCAGTCCCGGCCAGGGAACTCCAGCCAGGCGAAGGCGTATCCGGCGAGCGCAGCGAGCACGATGACCAGGGCGGTCGCCGGCACCGAGATCAGCACGGTGTTCCAGAACGCCTGGGTGATGCCCGCGTTCCCCAGCAGCGCCGTGTAGTTGTCGAAGGAGAGCTGCCCCGGGCTGGTCAGCGTGGTCCACCAGCCGCTGCTCGCGTTGTCCTGGGGCGTGCGCAGCGAGGACAGCAGCAGACCTGCGAGCGGGGTGATCCAGACCAGGCCGATCACCACCAGGAGGGCCTGGACCACGCCGTTGCCGAGCCAGCGGCCGAGCCGGCCGCCGGACTTCGCCCGTGCCGTCCCGCCGGTGGCGGCCGGCTCCTGCACGGCGGCGGGGCCGGTGGGGGTGGCGCTCATGACTGACTCCTGCGGAAGCGGCGGACGTTGAAGACCATGGCGGGGATCACCAGCAGCAGGAGCAGGACGCCGAGCGCGCTGCCGAGCCCCTGGTCGTTGCCGCCGCCGAAGGACACCAGCCACATCTGCGTCGCCAGTACCGTGGCGTCCTCCTGCACCGGCCCGGGCGCGATGATGTAGACGAGGTCGAAGACCTTCATCACATTGATCACCAGCGTCACGAAGACCACGGTCAGGATCGGTGCGAGCAGTGGGACGGTGATCCGGCGGAACACCTGCCACTCGTTGGCCCCGTCCATCCGGGCCGCCTCGAGCGCGTCGCGCGGCAGCGAGGACAGCCCGGCGCCGATGAGAACCATGGCGAACCCCGTCCAGATCCACAGGTAGGCGCCGATGATGGCCGGGGTGACCAGCGCGGGCCCGAGCCAGGAGACCCCCTCGTAGGGCGGCGCGAAGTTCGCCGCGGGCAGCCGCACCGTGTAGGAGCCGGGCTCCAGGTCCCGGAAGGCGAAGGAGCCGTCGGCCGCGGTGGTGGCGGAGGCGACGGTCCTGCCGTCCCGGACCGCCTCGACGGTCATCCTCGGCAGCCCGCTCTCGGTGCGGTCGACCGTGCCCTGCTCACCGCCTCCGCCGGGGGTGAAGTCCAGATAGACGACGCCGGACAGCTCATCGGCGCCCGCCTTCTTCTGCGCCGCCCCGTGCGCGGGGCGCGCCTCCTGGGGGATCTCCGCGGGCTTCACCCCGACGAGCCCGAGCGTGAGCACGTCTCCCGGTGAGGCCGCCCCGGTCGTGGCGTAGGACCCGTCGGGCCCCTCGGCGAGGCCCTGTCCGTCCCTGGCGCGCGCGGTCGGGTACGGCGACGAGCCCTCGAAGGCGTCGTGCACGCCGACCACGGCCGCGTTGAGCACGCCCTTGTCCGGGTCCTCCTCGTAGGCGAGCCGGAAGATGATGCCGGCGGCGAGGAAGGAGACCGCCATCGGCATGAACAGCAGCAGCTTGAACGCCGTGGCCCAGCGGACCTTCTCCACCAGGACGGCCAGGATCAGCCCGAGTCCGGTGAGCAGGGTCGGCGCGACGACGACCCAGATGGCGCTGTTGCGGACGGCCTTGAGCGTGGCGGGATCGCGGAACATCTCGGTGTAGTTGCCCGCGCCGACGAACCGGGTGCCGGAGGCGTCGAAGAAGCTGCGCCCCATCGAGAACAGCACCGGGTAGACGACGAGCGCGCCGAGCAGCAGCAGCGCCGGGAGCACGAAGGCCAGGGCGACGATCCGCCGGCGCCGCCGGGCGCTGTGCCGGGGATCCGCGGCCTTCGTCGGCCGGGGCCGCCCCGCGGACGGGGCGGCCTGTGTGGTGACTGCGGTCATGGGATGTCAGCCCTTGTACGCCTTGGCCGCGGCGTCCTCGAGACGGGCCGCGGTGGCCTTCGGGTCGGACGGGTCGCGCAGGAAGTCCTGGAGCAGCTTCCACTCGCCCGCGCCCTTGGTGCCGCCGAAGGCCGCGGGCGCCTGGTCGGACATGTCGAAGCGGACGGAGTCGCCGGCGTCGATCAGCGACTTGGCCGTCTCGCGGGCGGTGTCGTCGCCGTACGAGGCGAGGTCGAGCTTCTTGTTGGGGGAGAGGAAGCCGCCCGCCTCGGCCCAGACCGCCGCCGCCTCCGGGGTCGCCAGGTACTCCAGGAACGCCATCGCGGCCTTCTGGTTCTTGCCGTCCTTCAGCACGACCGCGGCATCACCGCCGCTGACGACCGGTGCCTTGCCGCCGTCGACCGCGGGGAAGGGGAAGAAGGAGGCGTCCTCGCCGATCTTCTTGCCGAACTGGTCCTTGGCGACACCGGCGACGAAGTCGCCCTCGTAGACCATGCCCGCCTCGGGCTCGGGGCCGAAGACCTTCTCGACCGAGCCGGGGAAGTCGGTGGCGAGCGCGCCCTTCTCGCCGCCCGCGATGAGCTCCTTGTCGGAGAACAGCTTGCCGAGCGTGGTCAGCGCGTTCACCACACTGGGGTCGGTCCACCGGAGCTTGTGCGCGGCGAGCTGGTCGTACTTCTCGGGACCGGCCTGGGAGAGGTAGATGTTCTCGAACCAGTCGGTGAGCGTCCAGCCGTCCTCACCGGCGACCGCGAAGGCGGGCAGACCCGAGTCGGCGACGGCCCGGCCGGCCTTCAGCATGTCCGCGTACGTGGACGGCGGCTTGACGCCCGCCTGGTCCAGTGCGTCCGGGCTGTACCAGACGGTCGACTTGTGGGCGGCCTTGAAGTAGAGACCGTAGAGCGAGCCGTCCACGCTGCCGTAGTTCTTCCACACGGGCGCGAAGTTGCCGTCGACGGACTTCTCGGTGGTCTTCGACAGCGGGGCGAGCCAGCCGCTCTTCGCGAACTGCTGGAGCACACCCACCTGCGGGACCATCACCACGTCGGGGGCGTTGCCGCCCTCGATCTTGCTGCCGACGACGGTGGAGACGTTGTCGCCGGTGGAGACGAACTGCGTCTTGGCACCGGTCTTCTCGGTGAAGGCGTCCAGCACCTTCTGGAAGTTCTTCTGCTCGGCGCCGGACCAGACGCCGGCGACCGTGATCGTCTGGCCGTCGAGGGACCTGTCGCCACCGCCGGCCGGCGTGGCGGGGTCGCCGCCGCAGGCGGTCGCGCCGAGGGCGAGGGCCAGGGCGGTGCATCCGGCGAGCATCGTGCGTCGTGGGTTCATGGCAGAACTTCCTTACCGGTCGGGAAACGGGCGGAGCGTCGCAGAGCGTGGTTCACGGGGTGGTGCGGTTGGGGGACGGGCGTGGTTCACGGGGTGGTGCGGTTGGGGGACGGGCGTGGTTCACGGGGTGGTGCCGTCGTTGATCCACCAGGCGGCGGTGGAGCCCGGCAGCGCACCGGTCGGGCAGGGGCCGCTGGACAGCAGCGGCGCACCGGAGACGGGGGCGGGCACGGGAGCGGTGCCGAAGTTGACGGCGCACACCAGCCCGTCGCCGCGGACGAAGGCGAGCACGTCGGGCGGCGAGTCGAGCCAGCGCAGGCTGCCCTCGCCGAGCTGCGGCAGCCCGCGGCGCAGCTGGAGACCATCGCGGTACAGGTGCCAGAACGAGCGGGTGTCGGTGAGCGCGCGGTCGGTGGCGTGCTCGGCGAACCAGCCGGGCTGCGGCAGCCAGGGCTTGGCCCCTTCGGCGCCGGAGGTGAAGCCGAACGGCGAGGCATGGCCCGACCACGGCAGCGGCACCCGGCATCCGTCGCGGATCCGCGCCCGGCTGCCGGTGCGCCGGAAGATGGGGTCGGTGAGCACCTCGTCGGGCAGGTCCACGACCTCCGGCAGACCCAGCTCCTCGCCCTGGTAGATGTAGGCGGCGCCGGGCAGCGCCAGCATCAGCAGCGCGGCCGCCCGGGCACGGGCCGAGCCGAGCCCGCTGCCCTCGGTGCCGGACTCCCCGTACCGGGTCACGGTGCGGACCTGGTCGTGGTTGTTCAGCACCCAGGTGACGGTGGAGCCGGTGCCGGCGATGTCCTGCATCGCCTCGGAGACGACCTTCCGGAACGCCGCGGCGTCCCACGGCGCGCTCAGCAGGTCGAAGAAGAATGCCTGGTGGAGTTCGTCCGGCCGTACGTAGCGGGCGTGCTCGCGCGCGGTCGGTACGGAGACCTCGCCCACCAGCAGGCGCTCCCGGCCGTCGCGGACGGTGTACTCCTCGCACACCGCACGCCAGTGGCGCCACACGTCGTGCACCTCGGGCTGGTTCCAGGCGAGGGGGTTCACGGAGTCGCGGGTGCGTGCGTCGGCCTCGGGGTCGGGGGAGTCGGGCAGCTCCGGGTGCTTGAAGAGCCCGGCGGCGACGTCGATCCGGAAGCCGTCGACGCCCCGGTCCAGCCAGAAGCGCAGGACCTGCTCGAAGTGGGCACCGGTCTCGGGGTTGCGCCAGTTCAGATCGGGCTGCTCGGGCGTGAACATGTGCAGGTACCACTGGCCGGGGTGGCCGTCCGCCTCGGTCACCCGGCTCCAGGCGGGGCCGCCGAACATCGCGTGCCAGTTGTTCGGCGGCACGTCACCGCCGGGTCCGCGGCCCTCGGCGAAGTGGAACCGGGCGCGGGCCGCACTGTCGGGGCCGGCGGCGAGGGCCTCGCGGAACCACGCGTGCTCGCTGGAGCAGTGGTTGGGGACGATGTCGAGCAGCACCTTCATGTCGAGCCGCTGCGCGGCGGCGATCAGCAGCTCGAACTCGGCCAGGTCGCCGTAGACGGGGTCGACGTCGCAGTAGTCGGCGACGTCGTAGCCGTGGTCCTGTTGCGGCGAGGGGTAGAAGGGGCTCAGCCATATGCCGTCGACGCCGAGCTTCTTCAGGTACGGGAGTCCCGTGCGGACCCCGGCGAGGTCGCCGATCCCGTCGCCCGTGCTGTCCAGGAAGCTGCGGACGTACACCTGGTAGATCACCGCGTCGCGCCACCAGCGGTGCGGGGGGCGGTGCGAGAGGCCGTGGCCGGCCGTGGCTGTGAGCGTCACCCGTTGACCTGTTTCTTCGTTAAGGGGTGCCCGCGACCAGAAGGTCAGCGGTTATGCATGCATGTTAAGTAGGGGTGTCGAGAAGGTGTCAACGGTTGTGCAGGAATACCAAGGGAGTTGAGGCTTATGTCCGTAAATGTTCCTGCGGCTCGAGTCCGGGGTGATGTGATCCCGTTACCTAACAGGTAGGTAAGCCGGAGGGGTGCGGATGAAGAGCCGGGCGCTCAGCCCCGGCGGGCGACCGCGGAGAGCTCGCGCGAGAGCCGGCGCACGGCCTCGTCGGGTTTCTGGTGCTGGGCCATCGCGTCGTGCACGACGGCCTGCACGGCCAGGCTCACCTGCCCGTACCGCGCGCTCTTGGGCCGCGGCGCGGCGGACAGGACACTGGCCCGCAGGGCCGGCAGATACGGGAACCGCCGGATCAGTCCGGGGTCCCGGTAGAGCTCCGCGCGCACGGGCGGCAGCGCGCCCTCCGTCAGCACCTTCCGCTGTACGGGGGTGCTGGTCAGGTAGGCGATGAGGTCGTTCGCCGACTCCGGATGCCGGGCCCGGGCGCTGACTGCGAGGTTCGACCCGCCCAGCACGCTGGTGCCCGGGCCGTCGGGTCCGGGCAGCGGTACGGCGCCGAACCTCCCCGCCACCCGCGAGTCCTTGCCGGAGGCCCCGGCGTACGCGTAGGGCCAGTTGCGCAGGAACAGCAGCCGGCCGTCCTGGAAGGCCTGCCGGGACTCCTCCTCCTTGTAGGCCAGCGCCTCCCCGGGAATCCAGCCGTCGCGCACCCCGCGGGTGAGGAAGCCGAGGCCGGTGCGGGCCGCGGGGGAGTCCACGGTGACCCGGCCGTCGTCGCCGAGGATCGTGCCCCCGGCCGAGTACACCGCCTCCGTCGCGTTGACCGTGAGGCCCTCGTACGGCAGGAACTGCCCCGCGTAGCCGCCGAGGCCGTACCGGGGGGCCACCGTCCGGGCCTGGTGCTCCAGCTCCGCCCAGGTGCGCGGTGGAGTCAGGCCCTCACGGTCGAGGACGTCCTTGCGGTAGTAGAGCATCCCGGCATTCGTGACATACGGGACGGCGTACAGCTCTCCCTCGTACGTCGCCGTGTCGAGCACCGGCGGCAGGAAGCTGTCGAGCGGGAAGCGGTCCGCCTCCAGTGGGGCTATCCAGCCCGCGGCCGCGAACTCAGAGGTCCACGTCACGTCCATGTTGAGGATGTCGTACCGGCCGTCGCCGGAGCGCAGTCCCGTGGCCACCTGCGCCCGGGTCTCGTCCGCGGAGTCCGGCAGCTCGACCAGTGCGACCTTCTCATCCGGGTGGCTGCGGTTCCAGCCCTCCAGCAGCGGCCCCAGATATCCGGTGAGGTCGCCGGCGGTGGCCAGCGTCATGGGGCCGCGCCCCTCGCCCTGTGCCGCGCCGGCGGGGTCCGCGCCCGTCCCGGTGCCCGCCGAGACGTATCCCGTGAGCACCACCGCCGCGATGAGGAGCCCCCTACCGGCGGCACGTATCCACCGCATAGGTTCCTCCTGTGCACCGGCGTGGGCTTCTTCGACCGCGTCCAGGGCATGTATACCCGTTAGGCATGGGCGATACTAGGGCCCGTATCGGATGACGAGAGCGATCCGGGCCACACCGGACACGGTAGCGGACCGCCCTCGGCCGGCTGGCGGACAACAGGGAGGAGGGGAGCGCGCGTGCGTCTGCCCCTCCTGGCGCTGCTGTCCCGGGGGCCCGCCCACGGCTACGAGCTCAAGCAGGACCTTGAGCAACTGCTGGGCTCCGCGTACCCTCAGCCGAACGTCGGCCAGATCTACGTGACGCTCGGGCGCCTGGAGAAGTCGGGGCTGATCCAGGGCGAGGAAGTCGCCCAGTCGAGCCGGCCCAACAAGAAGATCTACCGCCTCACCGACGCCGGGACGGAGGCGCTGCGCGCCTGGTTCGAGGAGACGGCGGACGAGCCGCGGGTACGGGACGAGTTCTTCATGAAGCTCGCCCTCGCCCCGAAGACCGGACTCGCCGACCAGATCGCCCTCATCAACAAGCAGCGACGCGAGTACCTCAACACCATGCGCAACCTGTCGAAGCTGTCCGCGACCGAGGACCGGGACAACCGCATCGCCCATCTCCTGATCGAGGGAGCCATGCTGCACCTGCAGGCCGATCTCGACTGGCTGGAGCGCTGCCAGGAGGAGCTGGAGGGGCTGGAATGAGCCACACCCCCGACCCGGACGACACCGACCGGACCCCGCTCCTGCGCGC
The genomic region above belongs to Streptomyces marianii and contains:
- a CDS encoding PadR family transcriptional regulator; the protein is MRLPLLALLSRGPAHGYELKQDLEQLLGSAYPQPNVGQIYVTLGRLEKSGLIQGEEVAQSSRPNKKIYRLTDAGTEALRAWFEETADEPRVRDEFFMKLALAPKTGLADQIALINKQRREYLNTMRNLSKLSATEDRDNRIAHLLIEGAMLHLQADLDWLERCQEELEGLE
- a CDS encoding ABC transporter substrate-binding protein produces the protein MRWIRAAGRGLLIAAVVLTGYVSAGTGTGADPAGAAQGEGRGPMTLATAGDLTGYLGPLLEGWNRSHPDEKVALVELPDSADETRAQVATGLRSGDGRYDILNMDVTWTSEFAAAGWIAPLEADRFPLDSFLPPVLDTATYEGELYAVPYVTNAGMLYYRKDVLDREGLTPPRTWAELEHQARTVAPRYGLGGYAGQFLPYEGLTVNATEAVYSAGGTILGDDGRVTVDSPAARTGLGFLTRGVRDGWIPGEALAYKEEESRQAFQDGRLLFLRNWPYAYAGASGKDSRVAGRFGAVPLPGPDGPGTSVLGGSNLAVSARARHPESANDLIAYLTSTPVQRKVLTEGALPPVRAELYRDPGLIRRFPYLPALRASVLSAAPRPKSARYGQVSLAVQAVVHDAMAQHQKPDEAVRRLSRELSAVARRG